The DNA sequence acatccacaaagtctctgtattcaggtggcaatagcagtgggtctatttcaccttcttcatctccctcgtcctcctcttctgcaatcttgcttatctcccattgcgtctgctgttctttaaatgctaggctctttcctctccaatctacttcgggatttgcctgttcgagccatggtatccctaatattacgtggtatgtggcaataggggctatcacaaaggatattcttccttgcctattttacatgggacctcccgtatttcctttgtagatacttccccagtagcaactgatccgtctagctgcgaaaatgcaattggggagtcaagcgccatctgctggcatttcaacgctcctgctaactctggagttataatattcctggaacaaccacaatccacaaatgccttgcaggtggcccgattctctagccccgagaggcagattggcactactatcatgcgtttgtcccgactcaccaatttttctgaagattctggggcttgcacctcctcctccgcacgcctcccggttgctggcttgggctttgagggttttggcggctcccccttccgtgcccagcattctgctgctcgatggcccgtcttcccacatacaaagcatcccggtttaggtttgttgtcgtctcctctggagggaatccccgacctccctccaggtctttcctgcttcctcgtttctcctcgacctctcgccaccggtctttgctggccgccgctgctcctgaagcgctttacttgggccagggtggattcaacgcgccccgctagttgaatccatccctggagcgtttcggggtcatctctgtgcgctgcccagctgaaaatctcggggcgtagtccctctttaaataactccactttggtcacttcagaccactctggtaccctttccgcgaggtgtaggaattcctctgcgtactcgggcactgttttgtccctctgctttattcctttcagctggtctcgagccctcaattgctctagccggtctctgaatcggttttccagtgcggcgaggaagcggggcactgacctcaggcatgggtcgtgtctggcatggagttgcacgtaccagctggctgctcctcgctttagtgtgttgccgatggctcgaaccctgcttgcttcggaggggaatgtgtgtgcattgtcttccatgtatcctctgatgctaattagaaaaaagttcagttcatctgattcccctccgtattccagtttgagatcttctcttcttggcatccattctgcggcccgttgatgctgtctgggaggcatggggaagggttgcatcaggttccctcgggcggctccttggaacacgccgcgccccactccggtggtcattctgcgcggctcccgaaagtctgccgccgctgtcggcccttccgcccatccgcatactggcctcgctgtagccccctcatctcgcctttcctcgtcgtacggcacatcctcctcctcttcctggatcccccgctcctctccgccttcgtctgcaaatccactggacccgatccctggccccagtggcctttctactccgacgcccattcggggggttgggagctctgttggggttggcggcctcagagttcccagagcttgctggcgctccacttcgcgcgccattctgtcccggaactccagctcttgccaatattcctcgtctccctcgtcccttgccgccgcgggactctgcgtggaagctcgctgtcccctctggctccaatcgcctcctttgcttggctctctctcggcgccatatcggatgtgctctttttggagattctcttccaatattggcactattctccccacggtatccgacagcctggataaatgagtttccaggatggataaccgcagggccacggtctccggcatgcttcctccagatccccaactggtttctgccgccgccggaacgcctcttccccctctgggaatcctctgggtcacgccgtccggcttggggtaccccgtagaggaagctatggcttgcaatgtctcttctgccaacggcagagctcccagcggaggcccctttgctccgtcatggctttgatctccttccctgctcattatcacttcactgcaaatttgcaggagggtgagaactggattcctgacttaattgtcctgctcacttcaaggatcagtctgaacgcagatcagagatggctgctctcaaatccaatctttattgaagaacacatgactttggaaaagtcaggaatgacccaatgtttacatacaactatttttataacttttgatgctacgtaacaccacacgtaaatatcatcatcaagtcccacccccaatatcacattactaccattttcacacactagaccaattataattgtttatactttcggccccaagttcccaggcatattctatcttcttctgccaggtgctcctgggattgtttatgttatgactcccagttacagggctgaattaccaaagccctgtaactgggttccatgacacaaaatgttttttcttcctttgtacactgctttatgttatttttgCCTATAGCACCTAAGATTGTGTAAAAAGAAGTTATGCTCAGGAAAACATGAACTTCATTCATTGAAGTTAAACCTGTACTAACATGCTTGAAATGAATGAGAGCATatcaaatttaaaacacaattttatGAGCCAATTAAAACAAATCAGTAAAGAAGGATACCGTGTCCGTTCAGTTAAAAATCCTTCCAGCACACAAGAAATTCTTCAATTTATGGTAGAAAGAGCACAATGAATGAGCCAGCCTAGCTATCTGAAAATAGCCGCTAAGGAAGACTCTCTTTATTTAGATACATTAAAAACGTTTCCCCATTTCCTTACAAATTAAAATAGATCATGAAGAGAAAGGCATACAGATAATGCAAAACCAAACACAACTTTAATAATTAATGTTTGGTGTGATTTGGGCCAGGCTGGAGTAGACTGCTGGATGCAAGGCTGGCAAAGAAAAAGAACAGCCATAGCACCTGCCAGCTGACTGAGATAATTCCTAGGAGAGTTCTCCAAAGTGGCCATTGGTGTAATTCTGAGAGCCAGTGGATATAATGGTTAAAACAATGGCTATGGagactaagggcctttccagaaaGTCCCTATATACCTGGCTCtcatcccaggttttttgctttaaactggattatatgaatccactcTTCCAGAAAAcctgaaatcagatcctgggatatagagtctGTCCAGAAGGGCCCTAAGGGTTCAATATCTGCTGAGACATAGaacctcactgggtgaccttgggcaagtcccatTCTCTcgctctcagaagaaggcaaagacctCTAAATatgtcttgctaagaaaaccctatgataggttcttTTTAGGATCTCCATAAGACAATGAcaatttgaaggcaaacaacaacagcaaccacaacaacaccaacaacatgttttatttgttatCAGCCTGTATTCAAGGTTTGATTTGGGATACAACATGGTTAACACAGAGAGATAAAATACAATGGCATTATAATGAATATACTGAAATACAAAGAACAAAGATTAACACCAGTATTGATAAAATGTAAAGTTAAATTTCCcagtttaaaattgactaggtAAGCCTGTCAAAAACATTGGTTCATTGAGATAACTTCAATACCTTTCACTAATTGTTACTTTGGAAAAAAATcacttatttttatgtatttgattTAAGCACCCACAAAATCCTGCTGTTTTTTGTTCTCTGCAAAATACAGAACATTTAAGGGCTCAGGATAGGGGTGGGGTGGATGTTGCCTCATGTAAGTAGGGCAACTGGACCTGAACATCAATTTTCAGGGTAATTGGATTCTTCTTTTTGTTTACGTCCAGAGAAATAAAATGCCTCAGGAAAGACAGCAGTGGCTTATAGGCAACTGCTTATTCCAACTTTGATAGGCCTATTGAATCAATTCATGAACAATACATCAGCTTTTATGTAAGGCCTATTGATTCGATGGGCCTATTTTTAAATAAACCAGCAATTCCTTTTGGCTCACCCAGTTCTGTAGTACCCTAAATACTAATTTTAATTATCCATGTGGCAACACTAATGGGTACTCACtaatatttttcaaatgataaacCTCTTCCTAGAACAGGGTGGGCAAGTATAGCATACAACCCCAGTCTAGTTTTCTGGACTTTCTGTAATCAAAATAATCCTTTTCAAAAAATGAGAAGTGAACAGAATTCTGACTCACTTCTTGTCTTAAAAAAtacttcttccaggcaggaaatgAGAGGGCCCACAACAGGGTGAATCGTCCTTGCCTTAGAAGGAAGGACAAGCAAGGGAAATGTGTGGCCAGAAGACCATCTTTAGCTCCCATCCCCCCTTTTTTCCACTTCAAACCTCTCATCAGAAGTCCCCACCCACCACCTTAAAACAGTATTATTTTTAGGATGAGGAACAGTTGTGTTATATATTTAAACTAACCCAACAACTCTGACTTCCAAAAACATACTTAAAGCTATGAGGCTCAGAAGAAAATTCACTTTTTTCTAGAATGGCAAACAGAAGTGACGACAATTTAATCTTAGGTAGACGTTGGGCAATTTTTGGCTAAAGGTGAGCTCACAATTGAAAAGGCTGAAATTGGCATTCTCTCTAGGTTGCTTCCTATCCATGCTCTAGAATCTAgatgttttcagttttttaaaaaggcaaacaaGAGAAGACTCAATCTAACAATTATCTAACTTCCAACAAGCAAAAATATTCCAGGAAACATACAAAAGAATAGTATGCAGTTTTGATACAAAATTCATATGAAATTGTCAATATTTACAGATTTGGAATGGTTGACTTTACCACAGATGctgatttttaaaacaacaaaaagaccAACCTGGTATTAAGAACGGCAAGGCACTGGACATAAAAATGTATGTAGTTTTCActataattttattaatttatattggAAACTGATTTGAGTCCCATATAAAGAGTACAGAGGGGATAAAAATTCAATACATGAATAAATAGATGGAAATGGAATGCAGTAGTCAGTAttcaaatacattattataaCTTTGCAGAATGTTATCTGAATTCTGGCTATGACAGTTTGAAAACAATGCAATTTTGCCTATTAAGTCCTCAAACAGGAGCAATCATTCTGTTTTAAGAATAACTCATAATCAAACCAAGGCACCATACAGTTCTTGCAATCAACTATTGGCACAAATTGTTAAGGGAAATTGATTGACCTCCATATTTCACAAGgcataacagagttggaagaatgTGCAGCAGAAAAGCAAGGCACAGAACAGCTGAGTTTGAAGGATGCTGTATCTGTTCAGTATTCCTTGCAAGGTATTCAATAACATGTTAGATGAAAGAAAAACTAGAAAAAGAACATGGCATTTTAAAAGCACCAAATCACTCCCATAAAATGTTAATTAAAAACTCTAGGTTATGGAGCTAGCTGAATCTTTGATCCAATTGTTTATGACAATTCAGTGGTTGACCCGGGAGTTCATGGATCTAGCTCCCAGACCCCCATTTACATCAAAAACCCACCTGAAGGGTATGGCCCCTCTGTCAAAAGCTCCTGGGGTGtcaaaatgatgtgtcaggaggttGGGagcaaggaggggaggggggcacaTCCTGCCCCATCAAGCTCCAGGAGCCCGAAGAACTGGGAATGCTGtggtctctcacacacatacacacagagcaaAAAAAATATCTTGATCTGTTATGATACCAACCACTGAAAATATGACAACCACAGATTAGTTTCCTATTCAAAGGGAAGAGATATATGGCCATGACTGTCCAGCCCTAAAACCAAAGCCCCTTAGACCTCAACTATTTAAACAAGAACATAACCAGACAGATCAaagcaaaacaaattaaaaccctCTCCTTGCTCCTCCAACGGTAATCTCTGCTACATTCTTTTGTTCCCCCATGTGAAATTATTCCTCAGTCTCCCCCACTGCTGTTctgctttccttttttctctatAGCACCTTAAAGGGTATTACAGAATACGATACTCAGAAATATTGAGTTCTCAAGTTACCTCACTTATCTATCCCCTCTACATTATGATCACAATGAGACcagaaacaaatacataaaacatcataGTGAAAGATTCCCAGGCTAAAAATCCCTGCATATTCTTTAAATGcattaaacctacacctgttgataaactctacaagttagctggcattgccacacacccccccccccccggatgtgcgacaggaagttgctgctaactgtgagagaaataaggatgaacattgtgaaagccatccactgcatgactatcagcctcctcccaatagactcaaatcaaagaaaagcttcatgagaatgaccactcctcttgatgttcctgcagcaacagcaagaatatccctctgggcagctaaaccaggcaattccaactggatgcccccccccccatgagggtctttctccaggg is a window from the Anolis carolinensis isolate JA03-04 chromosome 3, rAnoCar3.1.pri, whole genome shotgun sequence genome containing:
- the LOC134297352 gene encoding uncharacterized protein LOC134297352, translated to MSREGDQSHDGAKGPPLGALPLAEETLQAIASSTGYPKPDGVTQRIPRGGRGVPAAAETSWGSGGSMPETVALRLSILETHLSRLSDTVGRIVPILEENLQKEHIRYGAEREPSKGGDWSQRGQRASTQSPAAARDEGDEEYWQELEFRDRMAREVERQQALGTLRPPTPTELPTPRMGVGVERPLGPGIGSSGFADEGGEERGIQEEEEDVPYDEERRDEGATARPVCGWAEGPTAAADFREPRRMTTGVGRGVFQGAARGNLMQPFPMPPRQHQRAAEWMPRREDLKLEYGGESDELNFFLISIRGYMEDNAHTFPSEASRVRAIGNTLKRGAASWYVQLHARHDPCLRSVPRFLAALENRFRDRLEQLRARDQLKGIKQRDKTVPEYAEEFLHLAERVPEWSEVTKVELFKEGLRPEIFSWAAHRDDPETLQGWIQLAGRVESTLAQVKRFRSSGGQQRPVARGRGETRKQERPGGRSGIPSRGDDNKPKPGCFVCGKTGHRAAECWARKGEPPKPSKPKPATGRRAEEEVQAPESSEKLAGDERRTEEEDEEKEGTMSWNPVTGLW